aaaagctcattaacataaaactaaatattatcgATAACAATTTCAATTAGAATCTGGAGATGTATGATGGATTGATCCTTCGAGCCGCACTTAAtaccttaaaaaaatcaaattcacaTTCCGATACTATACATGGtctcagaataaaaaaaaatggcagaAGGATCATTTAAACACGTCAAACATTAACGTTGGAATAAAAAGATAatgtcaataattattgttttaattaaacaataacacGACCGCATCTCCATAGCTCTAGTGTGCCACTAAAGACATGTAGTATGTAGATGTGACCTTAAAAGTCTTATGGCACTGGTTAACCATGTTTTAGAAAGTGTCTGCTGTCTTTATCAGGCACACGGGTAACTATCGTCTTCTCTTTCAAACTACCGCGTATGCAGCACATTCGTGTCTCACAAACATCTGAGCTTGTACGCAAAATTTACGCggcaaaaaattatagaaaacctataagtttatttttaaatataatggaaGGCAAAGGAAATCAGGTCAGTGTCATTCTTCCTATAAGTCATTATAGATATCTATTTAGATAAATCGTAATCTAACTTTACTTAcgaatttattgttgtttaaatcGAATTTTCAACATTAGTTAGCCGGTTTGTACCATTTATTTGTGCCGACGTTTCCTAAGATTTTAAAGATTAGATTTGTGAAAAGTAGttgtaaagaaaatttaatttaaagttcacGATAAACGTATTCACATTGGGCTAATTTAGGTAAATTTATCAAACGTGTACCGTataatttactgtttttaattacgatctttatatttgttttacaaatatcgcgtgttaaattacaattttcttgaagtcttaaataaatatgaaattcattTTCAACTTCAAATTAGATACTAACTTTTGAactgtttcattttattaatttataggtttcaaaatgtatgtatatccACTTAGTTTTAGGAACGACAAACagatttctattaataaatgccaaattcataaatattttgtaggtaACATCGGAATTCGACATGATGAAAgacatattgtaaaaaaaatatcgtagaATTTTGCCGAATTATAAGGTTTTAGTTATTAATACAGTGTAGCGATTTTAATACGTATACGCAGTGTCTTTAACGATGTGtggctacttttaaaaataatgtttttttgaaTGAACAGTCTTTCTTTACAAGGTCGATGTACCTTCTTTTCGTGTACCGAGGTTGTGACTCATGGGTTTTACGAGCGACCACCTCCGATACATCCACCCTCAGGAATGCTTGGTGGTCGATAAAGGGCACGCCGTGGAACAACAATAATAACGATAATCCCTTAGACAACTAGTGCAATCCATAGAAGTTTAGAACATTCAGTTGTTATCgtgtttctttaaatttatttgtatcataaaacattgaaattattataaatattatacaacatgccttttatatatattttttttcaattttaggATATAACAGAAGagtgtaataaagaaaatatagatCACGAGAATATCGAAAAGGCAGATTccgataaaaaatcagaaatacccaaatataaatttagcGACTTCTCGCTTGACAAAAATGTCAATACATTTCTTCTGATATGTGTAATAGGGGTATCGTTAGGGATATTATTAGAGGTAATGAACGTGCAAAATAGAGAAAAAACCAAAGATGAAGTACCTAAGAGACGCTACTGGGTTTATTCTGCCTACAGCGACGTCGAGAACAAAAATGGTGTTTTAAAACACGTCCATATTGTTTTAGACAGGGTCGGATACGAAAAATCGACAAATAAGACAGACTGGTCGCTACTATGGTCGCATGACTACCCCTTCAGATCCTTATACCCAAACATGCATAAACTAAAACGGCACCAAAAGGTAAATCATTTTCCCGGCATTGGATTTATAACCAACAAAGTTGATTTAGCCACGTCTAAGAGTGAGTACATACCGAGGGCTTTCAAACTACCACAAAATAAGGCCGAGTTCTTAAGCTATGCATCAGTGAATAAAAACGCATTGTTTTTGGAGAAGCACAATCAGCATCGAGGTGTTTACTTGAAGAACGTGAGTGAAATAGATTTTAGCGGGGAAAGTTTTGTTCAAGAGTTTGTGCAAAAACCGTTTTTAGTGGATGGTCATAAGTTTGATATTGGCGTGTACGTGGTCTTAACTTCTGTTGACCCGCTGAGAGTGTATTGGTATAAAGGTGACGTGCTATTtaggtaagtaattattattcaaattttgacAACGAAACcgatattttatatacaacctTTCCTTTGATATCTTGGGATCAGAATGATATCCGTATCGTCTTATGAGGCGATACGAATCTGGAAACCACCCGAGGCCTCATGCCTTAGGAGGGCCTGAGCAGTGCCCAGCTGAGgccctgttttattttttaggtcACCACGCTCTTGACCAAAGCATCTTACTTACAAAATTGTTGGAATCGGGAAGCTCTCTTTTTTGTTCCCGTCCATGACCTAGCGCCGGCTAATACCACCAATGCTTGGTATTCGAATTCCTTAAtacaaatcattataaagacACAACACAAGTTTTTGACATCAATCTactattctttgtaaattatcgcttgctttaacggtgaaggaaaacatcgtgaggaaacctgccgacctgagaagttctctataggaatttcgagggtgtgtgaagtctaccaatccgcactaggccagcgtggtgaactaaggcctaatccctctcagtagtagaggaggcccgtgcccaacagtaggacagtatataatatagggctgatattattattatatattacgttGGGGTAATCAGACAGAGGAAAAGTCCACACCAATCCCCAAGATGGGAATTGGCCTCAGGATCACCCTAATTCGGAGCCCGTATTATACAGTGAATATGTACATCAAGACCTTGACAAAtgagtaattataaataatagaatgAGACTAcgaattatacctatatattttttattctatgatCGTAACGCGTAAGAGTTGAGGGCGAACAATTTTTGCTacgcataatataattaaatttacgcATGTTCGCTAATTCGGCGTATGCCGTATACTAGTAAAGGATTTAGGTCAATATCTACTTCGAGTATTATAGTTAAGTAGTATCAACATGATCAAATATAAGAAAAGCTTTgactctaaaaatataattaggtacTTTATGGGAGGATGAGGAGGTGCGAAAATTTGTGTGAAGTGTTACAAATACTCAGCTGTAGAGCTTCGGTATAGGCTTGCTGGTGACAGCATATGTAGGTTTCCAAAATCTATCCGTAAGAACCCTGTTCCGACCATTTTGACAAAATATAGTACACTACATAGTACTAGgttattatgtacctatatactATGTAGCGATCGCTATCTTACAAAACATAACTTCCTTATTGTAAAAGTCATTCATCATTCTTCATTTCCTAATATTACTGACACGCTTATGCCTGCGGGaccacccgcgtgaaaaagatttttctagattaatatttttcgagataaaaagtagcctatagcaattagaagtaatgtagtttcatattaatgaaacatttttcaaaatcggtttagtagtttttaaGATTAACGCGTGCAAACAccctcttcagctttatatattactatagatatgAAGCCATACACTACAAACTCTATGATCATTTATTTACAGATACTGTCCAGCGAAATACTACCCGTTTGATCCGAAGAATTTGGACAAATATGTTATAGGAGACGATTACTTGCCAACGTGGGAGGTGCCCTCGTTGGCCCATCCATACACCGCTCTGGGATTTAGTATGAAGGACTCATTCGACGTGTACGCTAAATCGAAAGTACAACTaactacctacctacttatatagaaagaaataaagaaaaatacttaatatacttacttaatatgttaGAGGAAGAAGTCAGAGAGGTCACAATTAGACACAACATGAAATGAACACAATACAAATCACCACTCTAAAtgatttttctagacgtcactagcataaagataaaatttctACTAGATTCACATTATAATCTACGCATAACGTTACCCAAAATGGCGTTTCGAGCCCACTCGagataacattttatacaataacaaaatatttaacaagtaAACAATTAATATGCGATAAAACAGCAATCAACTATAGGCAAACACCTCTTCCGAGAATTATGCGTATAAGTAATGACTGTCAAAAATAGAGTGTATGATGAGAGTCATTAATTCTAAATCTTCGGCATGTATTAAAGATAACTGTGTCAAAACAAATTCAAGAAAATAAACGGTTTTTCTAAGCACtgtataaacaaacattataactcaccaaaataaataaatgtatttcgcttgttatgattaatttataacagcAATATTGTGCCATACACATAAAATGATCTAATCCATTAAAGTATACAAAAATAGACATACAAAACcgtatataaatgaaataatttagttaaaataacatgTTCTGTAATACTGCAGAGTATTAATAATAGAAATTCTTTGGCTACAGGGCAAGGACACAACTAAAATGTGGGAGGATGTACAAAAAGCAATCGCAGATGTATTCGTGAAGAAAGAATATCATGTCATTCAGGCTGTATGtatctttattataaacatatattttatttaagttcgAGCTAATATCTGaaaccactatttcgatttggAAATAGTTTCACGCATAGGGTGTAATATTATCCACAATTGTTATAGATTAATCAAATTTAgccaattatataaaatcacaCATCGATTTAATTATGGCCGGCTAGTGCCTTGCTCTATTGAAAATGGGTCTCTaccattgatatatatttttattttaataaacgtgTAGTTACTCAACTAATTTAGTATAGTAGGTATTCTAAAGTGTAGCATACAGAATTTGTCTACGATAACtccaatataagtaatatagtaTAAACCACAATATTTTGATACGCGCTCTAAGTTTATTAAAACAGCCTTTTAATCTTTCAGCTTAAAAGTTATCCATCAAGTGACAATTACTTCGAAATGATGCGTTTCGACCTAGTGGTGGACGAGGACCTAAAAGTGTATTTGTTGGAAGCCAACATGTCGCCCAACTTGTCATCCGCCCACTATCCACCCAACCAGCTATTGTACGAACAAGTGCTCTACAACTTGATGGGTTTGGTTGGCGTTGCTGACCATGTTAAGAAAGATTGGAATCACGGGTTTGTATATCTTTTCTCCTATTCAGTCACAGAAacgtgacctcactgcacctgatggtagacGGAGTGAGATACAGATAGAGTTTTGGCCGACGAGAGATCCGCCGCTAGTCAACACAGTTATGCCAGCATTTTTaaatccggatatacacattacacaggctgataccggaacgcgacacatctcgcaatattaataaaactaatttgctAAATAATGGTATGAAGTGTTTGTAGGGTAGTGTGGCAGTAGGCAGCTGAAATACAGAAGGTAGCGGATAACTTCCCGCTCTagcaaaagtaattataattatctatgtaGCTAACAAGTTTCATggtttaattatgatttaaaggTACTTACCAAGTGTCATCATTTTAtactatacatttatttttatggggATAATATTGAAAAGAGTCTAGATAAGTCTTTGTGGCCAGTCGGTATGTtgcaatacaaaaacaatttgattcactcatttatcataatatttggtCGTGATGTTGTGGTGAACATGACACATAGTACCTGCTTGTTAAACACAATGAACTGCTGTGTCAGCATTAAACATGTTTTTGGGATTCGAAGTCTAATTtctcgacggtccctacgtaaagtagcgaatctgcaaaattgcattttgcacacgcaatactttacgtaggcaccgtggaataaacatcgcttgtttagtgttaattaccatggcgataagcacttcgatccttattgtcttaaataaatgcagttcattttaataacgactgtttaaatatcgacagtccctacgcaaagtattgaatctgctaaattgtattttgcagattcgatactgtACTTACGTAGCGACTGTCGTTCTgtgtacattttatattcaggttaaaggaaattatttatgtttaatgtgttatataaatagataccaattattatttgtatagaaCGTCTATAAGGAAAATCAAAAGCGTCGTCGACGAATTTGTGGACCGGGTTGGTAATTTTTTATCGTCTTCGTCAGCGGATTTGTGCCACCTTGAGGGTCTATAGTTcaagtttagttttattataagcaGTGGTAATGGTAATTAGTAGCATCTTTAACAAAAGAATTATGATTCCGACAAGGGTACATTACTTGTTATCCAAAATTAAATTGAGATTAATGATATGATCAAGCTTGTTACCataaatattatggtttaaCCTATAAGTATTTAAACGTATAACGGAATTCTGAAagttcttaaatataaaaaggaaatcTTTTGTTGAACCTTCAATAATACATTTCAGAGAAAATACAGGCGCTCAAAACATGGTGTCGACGCAAAAGAACATAGCCGTGTGGGGCGAACAATGCAGTACAGTCTGCAAAGAAAATTGTGATTCCCATGAACTATGCGAATTGTGTCGGCCCTGCTTGAACACTAAACTAAGAAATAGCTTCTTGAAGGCACACAGAGAACACCTTCACAAAGGAGACTTTAGGAGGCTATTCCCCCCACCGACGGTAAGTCTGTGTATTTCTAGAGGAATAGTACCTATCCCTAAATCTCGAGACCGTGATCTTCAAATCGAGAACAATTTTGGAGTTGTGAATATTTCCTTTAGGCGCTGTAGGGTTCGAAGCCTACGGTTGTCCATGATACCCAGGAAAACGTCGTATCTCAGTGAGAGATCAGGGgtgtatgttattatatattgtaaatactaTAGATTCAATCACCTGACTCGCTTAAGGTCAGCAGCAACGCaggtattaacaaaaacaaacattacgtCATTGCTGTTTTTGCCATTATTACTATTGAATTTCGATTAGCAGCTTGTTTTAAAGGGCATGTCTCTATGTTTTCCGAGCATTCCACATGTgaacaacaatttaaaaatataatgtaagtagGCTTACCCATTAAAATAATCGATCTGTTTATTTTTCACGATTTCGACACTATTAGACTAATAAGATAACGCCCTCGATACCTCAACATAGAAATGTGTTaacagataaaataattatctgttAGTTTTTGAAACGAAAAATGCGAtaactaaaaaaacattatatttacttattttaaaaaaatagagtAATGATGCAAGTGTCCatataatgttattgtatttgCGATATAACTAGCCATGGTCCTATtgggatttaaaaatatttagtccaTTGCCTTATCATCCTAAGTATGCAAGATACTCGTTTGGAAAATTCAAATTTCCATGTACCCAATcataattatttcgaaataatatgACTTGACGGCCGAAGTTACATGATAATTTCCTGTTATATAGGTatctcattattattattttcactctGGCATTTAAACATTGTCTTTTTTTTCCAGAAACCCAGTACAAAAACTCAGGATGTGCTTAAAAATTTGACAAAGATGAACAGACTTCAATATCTCTGGTACCAGGGGAAATGCAACACAGATATAACATGGTGTacataaacaaatgtattacataaaactaatttattaaaattatgaaacaaaaaaaatcttatacctAATGGATTACTGAACCATTGACTGCAACAATCCTAAAATATAACTTCCTAGATCTTCATCTTGGTTTGTCCAAGAAACATAAATGTTTTTGGTGCTGTCGTCCTCACCCTCTACTTTTATAAGTACTGACTCCACTGATATGTTTCCATCAGATATGGTGATAGTCCAGCCTTCTAACTTCTCTGACAATAAATTCTTCAGTTTCTCTGCTGTTTTTACCGCTGGCCCTGGGTCCTCGAGACGGACTGTGCTTGTGAACCTAATGATGTGTCTGTTTATTCCTATTTCGTCACACATCTCATCTATATCAAGCAAGGAGAGCCTGTTGTCTCTGACACAGAGAATGCCATTGACCACTCTCCTCCTCTTAGGGTCTGGAGGCAATGCATTATACCTCACAGCTTCAGCCTTCAACAACCTAAGTGATACATCAATTGGTATCTTAGTTGGTGTGTTTATAGTACATGTTTCACCATTCGCAGGCATGAAACAGCTGATTTTAAATTCCTTCTCAATTTTCTCCTTCAAGAACTCCATTTTCAAAGCTTCACCATGCACCAACAGAACATTCTTAGGCTCACAGTACTGTATTAACTGCATTATGCCCTTTGCATCAGCGTGTGCTGAAAATGACATGTATTCTACAGCCATTTTCACTTCCACAACCTGTCGATTTTCAAATTCAATCTTTTTGGCTCCATTCAAGATTTTGTGCCCAACCGTCCCCTGGACACAGAAACCTGGCATTATAACCATGTTTTGCTCATATGGTGCCCATTTCTTAAATATGTTCAAAGATAGACCGGCATGAAGCATGCCTGGGGTCGCAAACACCACCATTGCCCCAGGATTATCTATGTATGACTTATCAAATGGTTTAATGTGTTTGAAGTCAAACATATTTCTTTGTACAAATGTCTTCCGGATCTTTTGGTTGGTCcatgtaataaacattttataatagttatttgcTTTTTCAGTTAGGCCAAGGGCAAAGTACACTGGGTACTTTAAATTCATTCTCTCCCAATAAGTCTCTAGTAAAATACACAATTCTTGAGCTCTTCCTAGTGCAAAAACAGGTATTAATACTTTGCCTCCTTTTTCAACACATTCATGGACTTTTTTCAGAAAATCTCTCTCGCGGCATCGTTTTGAATCTCTGATTGTTGTGGCATAAGTAGATTCTGTTATAAGCAAATCAGGTCTGCATTTATCAATCCATGCAGCTCCTAAGTGCCGGTCAGGAGTCATGTTATAATCTCCAGTGTACACTACAGACTGAGAACCCACTCGGATCCAGAACATGGCAGCACCAAGCACATGCCCAGCATAATAAGCCTTAATCTCTAACTCATTATCAACCATCACCGACTGGTGGAGAGTGACTGCTGTCACCTTTTTGATGCAATCCTTGATCATCTGAGACGTGAAGAAGTTAGATTCGCCTTTACGTTCAACAACAACTTTTCTCATATCCTCGAGGAGTATTGGAGCTATAGCTTTAGTTGGATGAGTCATGTATATCGGGCCTGTATATCCAATCATCTCTGACATGTAGGGGAGGGCGCCGCAGTGGTCCAAATGGAAGTGAGATATTATGACACAGTCAATTTGACTAGTGATAGGTCCCTCGGGAACAATATAAGAGAAATCAGGAAAACGACGCTCATCATTATAACCCATGTGCATGCCGCAATCCAACATGATGTTTTTACCTCCCATCGACAACAAGATGCAACTCCTTCCGACGTCCTGTCCCGCTCCCAGCGGGGTTATCTTGATATCGGGCATCCTAAATATCTTATCACAGCCGTAAGTTAACTTAGGTTTCAAACCTTACGGAATGGTGTGGAAGACTTAATGGACGCACTTATGACATTATTATACACAGTTACTTGTTGTGGTGAAACTTAATACGATAAATGAGTAAATTAAACAAACTTGCAGGGCCACATTTGTGTTAGAACTCAAATGTCACTTGTCACAATACAAACAGGATGTAGGATTATACTCTTTGTATGTAGGTAGGGATGTTCGACAAAATCTTCGTTTGACAACGATCGCATTAGGCTAACGACACAGATTCGTTTACCCCAATCAGTTTCTGATCAGAAATTCAGAACCTGAATGCTCCGTTTACATAGAAAATCATCAACAAAACGGCACTTGCTCTTAATATTTCCGAACGGGAAAAAAACTTTCGTATGTTTCGAATATTTTCGCCGTGTTCTAAAAAAACCAGTCCTTTGCGCTAGTTACGCGCAATTCCAAATCTGAATTCTTAGGAATTAGTTTCCTAATTAGTTAGGAAACCAACCGTGTTCGGTTGTCTTATATATACGATGAATCacttatgtagtatatatgtattgaaaacagaattaatttcataaaatgtcttttttcaCAAAGATCTTAAATGTACCATTAATGTGTACAACCGGTAACTAAGAACTAGttcaggggtggccaaccggtcgatcgcaaCAACAAGTCCAATtgatcgtggcaaggcaaaaatatcaatacgtagaacagaccgcgcaacatacataacatacctaatcactaactgctgcacgcatcgtcctgtatcattttttaatcaaaataataataaactgtgtattgaactatgttgtttcatttaagattccaagatgtatgtagcttggtagatcgcacagagtatcattagtgaaaagtagatcttgggtcttactaagttggccacccctgaaCTAGTTCCTTTGACTAGTTCTAAACCTGCTTCTATGGATGTACCTATTctgtcataattttaatttatctgtCAGATATAAACGTCATAGAAAACCCTACcaaaatccatttttttatcttttattcaATAAAGTTTAATGTATTAGTTGATataattggaaatatatttccaatttaTACATTCGTTGCATGTTTGCAGAAGACGTTGTATACGAGATGTGGTAAACCGTTATTTCGCGTGTAAATGCTAATAGCCGAGCCCGTTGAATTGTTATGATAAGCTTGGCTTATCACCGGGCAGCGGCTCACTGTGTAGACGTGTTTTTtacgataaagaaaaaaatataaatagtaattacatttttaatatgtcgGGGGAAGGTTCTAGCagtaataataatcaaaaaatcGCACTTATTACCGGCATAACAGGACAGGTAAGTgtacaaatacatttattagatattttgtaCGTGACACGtatttcaaacatttcatgAATTCAGTTTAATTACTATGTGGTTACTGTGGCTTGGCTAATACTATTCTATTCATggaactgatttttattttgtttacaaactaagtaaaaataccatttaaacattattttcaaaaaaaaaatcacttcaacatgttattataagaaatatattttatgaaatgtataatttttttatattagctaTTATTCATATTACTGTGTTTAACATATATTTAACATGCCGTGGAAGCATAGTAGGAATACAACTTAGActccttattttatttattgtatgaatttgtttaataaattattttggctATATCCTGTTTTGGTTTAAGGTACAACttgtatatacaaaaaaaaataatatataaaaataaaagtgaacaGCATTAGTACTCCATTCATACACTTTCCATTTATAGGTTTCCTTTAATTATGTGTTGTTGAAATGAAAGAGCCTTGAATAGATACCAACAAAATACTTCTATTCACATCCCTTCGCAAAGAGCACATTGTGATTGTTGACAAATGATTCTCTGAAACGAATTATAGAATCTAGTTAAAGCCTTcatatgcataatataaatattacttaccacatactacatagtataattatttcaatgcAAGCAAAAAGGTTTAGATTAGGAAGAAAACTTGCAGCAATCAACTTACACAAGTAATTAGTGATTTCTGTAAATAAAGTTGCAGGATGTTGTAATCCACATGTCTTGAACAATTGAAATATTGCTGTAAGTGTTATTGCACTGGATATTTGCTGGTCTAATTGTGGCAATATATCCAAAATATTGATTGAAGTTTTTCAATATTATCGTTGTTCTCCCTGATCCCACTGGCCCTGTGTATGAAGACAAGTAAACATCActcttttatccccaaaggcaGGATTCAACCAGTTCACGcatttttgccaagtgtgttccatcatATGATGAGATACAATGTTATATgaaatgttgtttaaaattattattaggtgttaaagaaatatttaatgttggtctctgtaataatttatttctggtAATTCCTCATTCCTATCTAATAATGAGGAAacatcgtaaaaaaaaaaaaatgtattttttaaatctagatAGCAGTGTTACAACACACAGataacacatatttttgtttatcagGATGGTTCATACCTAGCAGAATTCCTCATAGAGAAAGGTTATGAAGTTCACGGAATCCTTCGTCGGTCATCCTCGTTCAACACTGGACGTATCCAACACCTGTATGGGCAGCCAGCATGTCACACCGGAGGCAGAATGCATCTGCATTATGGAGACCTCACGGACACTACTTGCCTCATTAGTATTATAACAAAGGTATGTTAagttaaatactataatatactcATTTGCCTGGTGTGAGTTCTATGCCAAAAGAAAGAATTTGTGACTTTAACatcatcatattataatatacagtttagtaaataataattgtattatttataggtTTTCTCGACAATGGATAGGGTACAGAAATTCcttacattttgtttgttataactgctttatatttttaagtttttttaaattttaagtctCCATATCTCTATATCTATATGCGTGTTACAACACtgcaaatattgcaatatttcgTTGAGAAAAAATTGCTACAGCTTATGATAACCATCATTTAAAAATTGCACCACGGCCggcattacataaaatatagtcATTCAATCAAGTCAACATAACAGCCAATTATTACAATTACTGAGCACGAAACTACCTGTACCAAAATAAAGTCTGGTCATCACTTCAgccccctccgtgaccatgtaGGCTGCAGAATACGTAACGTagggagaaaaaaaaaataccgtgataaaattctaaaactagttttatttcaaagtctctACTACGCGTACAACATATTCACAAGCTGCGGGTGTGTAGTTTCTATGAATAAATACATGTTCTCAATCGCCATGACGACATATTGCTCGCGCttcaacaaagtaaaaaa
The nucleotide sequence above comes from Manduca sexta isolate Smith_Timp_Sample1 chromosome 11, JHU_Msex_v1.0, whole genome shotgun sequence. Encoded proteins:
- the LOC115450787 gene encoding probable tubulin polyglutamylase ttll-15, with the translated sequence MQHIRVSQTSELVRKIYAAKNYRKPISLFLNIMEGKGNQDITEECNKENIDHENIEKADSDKKSEIPKYKFSDFSLDKNVNTFLLICVIGVSLGILLEVMNVQNREKTKDEVPKRRYWVYSAYSDVENKNGVLKHVHIVLDRVGYEKSTNKTDWSLLWSHDYPFRSLYPNMHKLKRHQKVNHFPGIGFITNKVDLATSKSEYIPRAFKLPQNKAEFLSYASVNKNALFLEKHNQHRGVYLKNVSEIDFSGESFVQEFVQKPFLVDGHKFDIGVYVVLTSVDPLRVYWYKGDVLFRYCPAKYYPFDPKNLDKYVIGDDYLPTWEVPSLAHPYTALGFSMKDSFDVYAKSKGKDTTKMWEDVQKAIADVFVKKEYHVIQALKSYPSSDNYFEMMRFDLVVDEDLKVYLLEANMSPNLSSAHYPPNQLLYEQVLYNLMGLVGVADHVKKDWNHGENTGAQNMVSTQKNIAVWGEQCSTVCKENCDSHELCELCRPCLNTKLRNSFLKAHREHLHKGDFRRLFPPPTKPSTKTQDVLKNLTKMNRLQYLWYQGKCNTDITWCT
- the LOC115450786 gene encoding integrator complex subunit 11, with protein sequence MPDIKITPLGAGQDVGRSCILLSMGGKNIMLDCGMHMGYNDERRFPDFSYIVPEGPITSQIDCVIISHFHLDHCGALPYMSEMIGYTGPIYMTHPTKAIAPILLEDMRKVVVERKGESNFFTSQMIKDCIKKVTAVTLHQSVMVDNELEIKAYYAGHVLGAAMFWIRVGSQSVVYTGDYNMTPDRHLGAAWIDKCRPDLLITESTYATTIRDSKRCRERDFLKKVHECVEKGGKVLIPVFALGRAQELCILLETYWERMNLKYPVYFALGLTEKANNYYKMFITWTNQKIRKTFVQRNMFDFKHIKPFDKSYIDNPGAMVVFATPGMLHAGLSLNIFKKWAPYEQNMVIMPGFCVQGTVGHKILNGAKKIEFENRQVVEVKMAVEYMSFSAHADAKGIMQLIQYCEPKNVLLVHGEALKMEFLKEKIEKEFKISCFMPANGETCTINTPTKIPIDVSLRLLKAEAVRYNALPPDPKRRRVVNGILCVRDNRLSLLDIDEMCDEIGINRHIIRFTSTVRLEDPGPAVKTAEKLKNLLSEKLEGWTITISDGNISVESVLIKVEGEDDSTKNIYVSWTNQDEDLGSYILGLLQSMVQ